The following proteins are co-located in the Brevibacillus laterosporus DSM 25 genome:
- the dxs gene encoding 1-deoxy-D-xylulose-5-phosphate synthase translates to MKSPDDLKHLTISQLQQLSEEIRRFLIENLSQTGGHLAPNLGVVELTIALHYFFNSPKDKILWDVGHQAYVHKILTGRKDDFPTLRQYKGLCGFPKMSESAHDVWETGHSSTSLSGAMGMASARDLKKENFHVIGVIGDGALTGGMAFEALNHIGHEKKNVIVVLNDNEMSIAPNVGAMHNYLGKLRTDHIYNRAKDEVESLLKAIPAVGGKLAQLAEKVKDSMKYMLVSGILFEELGFTYIGPIDGHNLELVIDSLRTAANTRGPVLLHVITKKGKGYLPAEQNAMKWHGTDTYKIESGEMIKAVATAPAYKSVFADTLIKLTQQDDRIVAITPAMPDGSGLLKYASVYPERMFDVGIAEQHACTFAAGLATQGMKPFLAIYSTFLQRAYDQLIHDVARMKLPVVFAVDRAGLVGADGETHQGVYDIAFMRAIPNMVIMAPKDENEMQHMMKTAADYDGPSSFRYPRGNGLGVKMDEELKALPIGQMEVVKEGKGVAVLSFGHIYDVAEKAINLLQMDGIMPMFVNARFCKPLDEELLLRLAKENMDIVTVEEGCVQGGFGSAVMEFYAEQGYHNIVVEPMGVPDYFVEHGSVKEQRQEISLTAEAIAARVRSLLPVNKQRA, encoded by the coding sequence ATGAAGAGCCCAGATGATCTCAAGCATTTGACAATCTCCCAATTACAGCAGTTGTCCGAAGAAATTCGTCGGTTCCTGATAGAAAACCTCTCTCAAACGGGAGGGCATTTAGCTCCCAACTTAGGGGTTGTGGAGCTAACGATCGCTTTACATTATTTCTTTAACAGTCCAAAGGATAAAATTTTATGGGATGTTGGCCATCAAGCCTATGTGCACAAAATTTTAACAGGACGAAAAGATGATTTTCCGACACTGCGTCAATATAAGGGATTGTGCGGTTTTCCAAAAATGTCAGAAAGCGCTCATGATGTTTGGGAAACAGGGCATAGCAGCACTTCGTTGTCAGGTGCCATGGGCATGGCTAGCGCCCGCGATTTAAAAAAGGAAAATTTCCATGTGATAGGTGTCATTGGGGATGGTGCATTGACAGGCGGTATGGCTTTTGAAGCCTTAAATCACATCGGACATGAAAAAAAGAATGTAATCGTGGTCTTAAATGATAATGAAATGTCCATCGCGCCAAATGTAGGTGCTATGCATAACTATCTGGGAAAATTACGTACCGATCATATTTATAACAGAGCTAAGGATGAGGTAGAAAGCCTACTGAAGGCGATTCCTGCTGTAGGTGGCAAATTGGCTCAACTGGCGGAGAAGGTCAAGGACAGCATGAAATATATGCTTGTGTCCGGCATTTTGTTCGAAGAGCTGGGCTTTACGTACATTGGTCCTATTGATGGACATAACCTAGAGCTTGTGATTGATTCACTTCGTACAGCCGCGAATACACGAGGTCCGGTCTTATTGCATGTAATTACAAAAAAAGGAAAAGGGTATCTGCCAGCGGAACAAAACGCTATGAAATGGCACGGTACGGATACTTATAAGATTGAATCTGGTGAAATGATTAAAGCAGTTGCTACTGCACCAGCCTACAAAAGTGTCTTTGCAGATACACTGATTAAGCTAACACAACAAGACGATCGCATTGTAGCAATTACACCGGCTATGCCCGATGGTTCAGGTCTCTTAAAGTATGCATCAGTATATCCAGAGCGAATGTTTGATGTTGGGATTGCTGAACAGCATGCATGTACGTTCGCTGCTGGGTTGGCGACACAAGGGATGAAGCCGTTTCTAGCAATCTACTCCACATTTTTGCAACGTGCCTACGACCAGCTCATTCACGATGTTGCTCGAATGAAGCTACCAGTTGTTTTTGCTGTAGACCGGGCTGGATTGGTAGGAGCCGATGGAGAGACCCATCAAGGTGTTTATGACATTGCTTTTATGCGTGCCATTCCGAATATGGTAATTATGGCACCAAAAGATGAGAATGAAATGCAGCATATGATGAAAACAGCGGCCGATTATGATGGCCCTAGTTCTTTCCGCTATCCACGTGGAAACGGTCTTGGTGTCAAAATGGATGAAGAGCTCAAGGCACTTCCAATCGGTCAGATGGAAGTGGTTAAAGAGGGAAAAGGCGTAGCTGTTCTTTCATTTGGGCATATCTATGACGTAGCGGAAAAAGCAATTAATCTTTTGCAAATGGACGGAATCATGCCGATGTTTGTCAATGCTCGTTTTTGTAAACCACTAGATGAAGAATTACTCTTGCGACTAGCTAAGGAAAATATGGATATTGTTACTGTTGAAGAAGGCTGTGTACAAGGTGGCTTTGGCAGTGCAGTCATGGAATTTTATGCTGAACAGGGCTATCATAATATAGTAGTGGAACCAATGGGTGTTCCTGATTATTTTGTTGAGCATGGAAGTGTTAAGGAACAACGACAAGAGATCAGTTTAACAGCCGAAGCAATCGCTGCACGTGTACGCTCCTTACTACCAGTAAATAAACAGAGGGCCTAA
- a CDS encoding SprT-like domain-containing protein yields the protein MDGNLTLCELYEVANEMCRKHWGVDYTGIIELKRRNWRRRLACFSTRRNEPEYAAIRFCSVVNAQQTRDEVIDTLLHELVHWRLWSLGLPHRDVDPEFVRECIRVGTSFSQTTAAQRAVKLYGGAR from the coding sequence ATGGACGGTAACTTAACGTTATGCGAACTGTATGAGGTCGCGAATGAGATGTGCCGTAAACATTGGGGCGTAGATTATACGGGTATTATCGAATTGAAGCGTCGTAACTGGAGACGTCGACTTGCTTGCTTTTCTACTCGTAGAAACGAACCTGAGTATGCGGCGATACGATTTTGCTCCGTTGTTAATGCACAACAAACACGAGACGAGGTAATAGACACGTTACTCCACGAACTCGTACACTGGCGGCTTTGGTCGCTAGGATTACCGCATCGCGACGTAGACCCTGAGTTTGTGCGTGAGTGTATTCGCGTGGGCACGTCGTTTAGTCAGACGACCGCGGCACAGAGAGCGGTTAAATTATACGGGGGTGCGCGTTAA
- a CDS encoding TlyA family RNA methyltransferase, whose protein sequence is MKKERLDVLLADRGLYETREKAKRAVMAGLVIVAGERCDKPGTKFPEDVVIQVKGHLHPYVSRGGLKLEKAIKEFQIDITDRIMMDIGSSTGGFTDCALQNGARKVYAIDVGYNQLAWKLRQDERVIVMERTNFRHMDPASFEHEMPNMASIDVSFISLRLILPVLYMFLQDGGNVLALVKPQFEAGKEKVGKNGIVRDATVHRQVVEEIAGFATTLGFQVNGVSYSPITGGEGNIEFLLHLYKPRADEKVADQDEPWWLARIEEVVAEAHRRLS, encoded by the coding sequence ATGAAAAAAGAACGATTAGATGTCTTGCTTGCAGATCGAGGTCTGTATGAGACCCGTGAGAAAGCAAAACGAGCCGTCATGGCAGGGCTTGTTATTGTTGCAGGTGAAAGATGTGATAAACCAGGCACAAAATTTCCAGAAGATGTTGTCATTCAAGTGAAAGGTCACCTTCATCCTTATGTAAGCCGTGGCGGCCTGAAGCTGGAAAAGGCTATTAAAGAGTTTCAAATTGACATAACTGATCGGATCATGATGGATATTGGATCATCCACGGGAGGTTTTACAGATTGTGCCCTGCAAAATGGGGCTCGAAAGGTTTATGCCATTGATGTAGGCTACAATCAACTAGCGTGGAAATTGCGTCAGGATGAGCGGGTCATTGTCATGGAACGCACCAACTTTCGTCACATGGATCCGGCCTCTTTTGAACACGAGATGCCAAATATGGCTTCGATTGATGTATCATTTATCTCTTTAAGGCTGATTCTGCCAGTGCTGTACATGTTCTTACAAGATGGTGGAAATGTACTAGCATTGGTGAAGCCACAATTTGAAGCAGGTAAAGAGAAAGTAGGAAAAAATGGAATAGTCCGGGATGCCACTGTTCATCGTCAAGTGGTGGAGGAGATTGCCGGATTTGCTACGACATTAGGTTTCCAAGTAAATGGTGTCAGCTATTCGCCAATCACGGGTGGAGAGGGAAATATTGAATTTCTGCTCCATCTTTACAAACCGCGGGCTGACGAGAAAGTAGCAGATCAGGATGAGCCTTGGTGGCTTGCTCGTATTGAAGAAGTAGTAGCCGAAGCGCATAGGCGGTTGAGTTAA
- the ahrC gene encoding transcriptional regulator AhrC/ArgR, with translation MNKGQRHIKIKEIIMNNDIETQDELVEYLRSNGYSVTQATVSRDIKELHLIKIPMSDGRYKYSVPTDQKFNPLQKMKRVLLDSFVSIDFSENLIVLKTMPGNANSVAVLIDNLHWNEIMGCVCGDDTILIICRTKENAKEVSQRFLDML, from the coding sequence ATGAATAAAGGCCAACGACATATCAAAATCAAAGAGATCATCATGAATAATGATATCGAAACACAGGATGAGCTCGTAGAATATCTTCGTTCAAACGGGTACAGTGTAACACAGGCAACTGTTTCACGTGATATTAAAGAACTTCACTTAATTAAAATCCCGATGAGTGACGGTCGTTATAAATATTCTGTACCGACGGACCAGAAGTTTAATCCGTTGCAAAAAATGAAACGTGTGTTACTGGATTCCTTTGTGAGCATTGATTTTTCTGAGAACCTTATCGTACTAAAAACAATGCCAGGAAATGCCAATTCTGTTGCTGTTCTGATTGACAATTTACATTGGAATGAGATAATGGGTTGTGTTTGCGGTGATGATACTATTTTAATCATTTGTCGAACCAAAGAGAATGCAAAAGAAGTGTCACAACGCTTCTTAGACATGCTATAA
- a CDS encoding YopX family protein: MREVKVRGWDGMKMYYFDVALYMAFNEEAQDDMCPSSASQNLMLHTGLDDENGKDIYVGDIVLDRNEPATGMVELSYGSFIVNWHGPDIDDLRDYHEFLEVIGNIYENPELMEEASL; the protein is encoded by the coding sequence ATGCGAGAGGTAAAGGTTCGAGGTTGGGACGGAATGAAAATGTACTATTTCGATGTGGCGTTATACATGGCATTTAACGAAGAAGCACAAGATGACATGTGTCCTTCCTCGGCTAGTCAAAATCTCATGCTTCATACCGGACTAGACGACGAGAACGGCAAGGATATCTATGTGGGAGATATTGTTCTTGATCGAAATGAACCAGCAACAGGAATGGTGGAATTGTCATATGGAAGTTTTATTGTTAATTGGCACGGACCCGATATTGACGATCTGAGAGATTATCACGAATTCCTTGAAGTCATCGGCAATATCTACGAAAATCCAGAGTTAATGGAGGAGGCGTCCTTATGA
- the recN gene encoding DNA repair protein RecN, protein MIHELTIRNFAIIKHTTISFCQGLNILTGETGAGKSIIIDALGQLLGDRSSAELIRYGEKRAEIEGLFECKPSHPAYSVCESFGIQVDPDGILVVRRDISSTGKSIIRVNGQLITLAMLRELGPWLVNVHGQHDHQALMQSDKHIRWLDAYGEPRLVGTKQEFGHLYQKYRKAVQDLSRMAKNERELMQRIDLLSYQLNEIEAAKLTPGEDDKLMQQRKKWANIEKIFAGVQDAYMSLYGDQRGQDWLGHAMGELERVQQYDEQLVPIVETIQSAYYQVEDTVQQLRHIKDRLDFDPAILAEVEGRLDQLSGLKRKYGKSVDEILEYAAGIQDELDEIQHYDDRLQQMEKTLREAEADVAVEALELSTLRRELAIELADLIEHELKELHMERARFAIEIKHMPDERGIEVEGNRVRVNSRGIDEIEFLIAPNPGEPLRPLTKIASGGELSRVMLAIKSILATTEQVGTLIFDEVDTGVSGRAAQAIAEKLARVAKHRQVLCITHLPQVASMADAHFYIQKQMDEQETSTTVILMSPEERVNELARMLGGAEVTEKTKEHAKEMILLGNERKAVN, encoded by the coding sequence ATGATCCACGAACTAACCATACGCAATTTTGCGATTATCAAACACACCACAATCTCTTTTTGTCAAGGGCTTAATATCCTGACAGGGGAGACGGGGGCAGGTAAATCCATTATTATTGATGCGCTTGGGCAATTGCTCGGTGATCGAAGTTCAGCAGAGCTTATCCGTTATGGAGAAAAACGGGCAGAGATAGAAGGACTTTTCGAATGTAAGCCTAGCCATCCTGCTTATTCGGTCTGTGAGAGCTTTGGAATTCAGGTCGATCCTGACGGTATTCTGGTTGTACGTCGCGATATTTCCTCCACTGGGAAAAGTATCATTCGTGTTAACGGTCAGCTAATTACCTTAGCAATGTTACGAGAGTTAGGTCCATGGCTGGTAAACGTACATGGTCAGCATGATCATCAGGCGCTTATGCAATCAGACAAGCATATTCGCTGGCTTGATGCTTACGGGGAGCCCCGCTTGGTCGGGACAAAACAGGAATTTGGTCATTTATATCAAAAGTACCGCAAAGCAGTGCAAGATTTGTCACGAATGGCTAAAAATGAACGAGAATTGATGCAACGCATTGATTTATTAAGCTATCAGCTAAATGAAATTGAAGCTGCAAAATTGACCCCAGGCGAAGATGATAAGCTCATGCAACAACGCAAGAAGTGGGCTAATATTGAAAAAATATTTGCTGGTGTACAGGATGCTTACATGTCCCTATATGGAGACCAGAGGGGACAAGATTGGCTTGGGCATGCCATGGGAGAATTGGAACGGGTGCAACAATATGATGAACAGCTTGTCCCGATCGTAGAAACAATTCAAAGTGCGTATTATCAGGTAGAAGATACTGTCCAACAATTGCGTCATATAAAAGATCGTCTTGATTTTGATCCAGCTATATTGGCAGAAGTAGAAGGCAGATTAGATCAGCTATCCGGATTAAAGCGAAAGTATGGTAAATCTGTGGATGAAATCCTGGAATATGCAGCAGGTATCCAGGACGAATTAGATGAAATCCAACATTATGATGATCGCTTGCAACAAATGGAGAAGACACTCCGTGAAGCCGAAGCTGACGTAGCGGTTGAGGCTTTGGAGTTAAGTACGCTTCGCCGTGAGTTAGCGATAGAACTAGCTGACTTAATTGAACATGAGCTAAAAGAATTGCACATGGAGCGAGCCCGCTTTGCGATTGAGATTAAGCATATGCCAGACGAGCGTGGTATTGAGGTGGAAGGAAATCGAGTCAGAGTGAATTCCCGTGGGATTGACGAGATAGAATTTTTGATTGCGCCGAACCCGGGTGAACCACTACGCCCTTTAACCAAGATTGCTTCTGGAGGGGAATTATCTCGTGTCATGTTGGCAATTAAAAGTATTCTAGCTACTACCGAGCAAGTAGGTACTTTGATCTTCGACGAGGTGGATACTGGTGTAAGTGGTCGAGCAGCTCAAGCTATTGCTGAAAAATTGGCACGAGTAGCGAAACATCGTCAAGTTTTATGTATTACACATTTACCGCAAGTAGCTTCTATGGCGGATGCCCATTTTTATATTCAAAAGCAGATGGATGAACAGGAGACCAGCACGACGGTTATCCTTATGTCACCAGAAGAGCGTGTTAACGAGCTTGCTCGTATGCTTGGTGGGGCTGAAGTAACAGAGAAAACAAAAGAACATGCTAAGGAAATGATTCTCCTTGGAAACGAGCGGAAAGCTGTCAATTGA
- the spoIVB gene encoding SpoIVB peptidase, which yields MIRNHKRKWIGSLLLLLTAFIVTSTPFHDVTSLPKELRLFEGSLSQLKLSVPVMGTLVNSNPEILHVNGIEAREVHVDFSQPLQVAPKKVGQARLQWRVGSLPIKEVKVNVLPDLKVIPGGQSIGVKLQTAGVLVVGHHLVDTGKEKVSPGESSGIHVGDMIVKMNDLYINDMSEVKKIVNEAGAKNQSIQLMVVRGKEKIVLTLKPAQDKKDNQYRMGLYIRDSAAGVGTLTFYEPDSKAYGALGHVISDVDTGQAIVVGDGQIVQASVTSIEKGQSGNPGEKFARFYNENEVLGNISKNTPFGIFGKMYDKPKRAKQNEPLPVALAEQVKEGPAKILTVVNGQEVEEFEIEIVNVVKQHFPATKGMIIKVNDKRLLEKTGGIVQGMSGSPIIQDGKVVGAVTHVFVNDPTSGYGCFIEWMLQDAGLTIKQQQPVGLKAS from the coding sequence GTGATACGAAATCACAAAAGAAAATGGATTGGATCTCTGCTCTTACTCTTGACTGCGTTCATTGTTACTTCAACCCCCTTTCATGATGTAACCTCTTTACCCAAAGAACTACGGTTATTTGAAGGTTCCCTTAGCCAATTGAAGCTTTCCGTACCTGTTATGGGAACGCTAGTAAACAGTAACCCCGAAATTTTGCACGTAAACGGAATAGAAGCCCGTGAAGTACACGTCGATTTTAGCCAACCATTGCAAGTAGCACCCAAAAAAGTAGGGCAAGCTCGTCTGCAATGGCGAGTTGGCAGCCTTCCCATTAAAGAAGTTAAAGTTAATGTGCTCCCCGATCTGAAAGTCATACCTGGAGGTCAATCTATAGGTGTTAAACTACAGACTGCTGGCGTTCTGGTAGTTGGGCATCATTTGGTTGACACAGGTAAAGAAAAAGTTTCACCTGGTGAAAGCTCTGGCATTCATGTTGGAGATATGATTGTCAAAATGAATGATCTGTACATTAATGACATGAGTGAGGTAAAAAAGATTGTAAATGAAGCTGGTGCAAAAAATCAATCCATTCAACTCATGGTTGTACGCGGAAAAGAAAAGATCGTTTTGACACTTAAACCAGCACAAGACAAGAAAGATAATCAGTATCGTATGGGACTTTATATTCGTGATTCCGCTGCAGGTGTGGGAACGTTAACTTTTTATGAGCCAGATTCAAAGGCATACGGAGCCCTTGGTCACGTCATTTCTGATGTAGATACAGGACAGGCTATCGTTGTGGGAGATGGACAAATCGTGCAGGCTAGTGTTACTTCCATTGAGAAAGGGCAGAGTGGTAATCCAGGTGAGAAATTCGCCCGCTTTTACAATGAAAATGAAGTGTTAGGCAACATTTCTAAAAACACCCCGTTTGGCATTTTCGGAAAAATGTACGATAAACCCAAAAGAGCAAAACAAAATGAACCATTGCCGGTAGCATTAGCTGAGCAGGTAAAAGAAGGTCCAGCTAAAATTTTAACAGTCGTGAATGGACAAGAGGTAGAAGAGTTTGAGATTGAGATTGTCAACGTTGTAAAACAGCATTTTCCTGCAACTAAAGGGATGATCATTAAGGTTAATGATAAGCGATTACTAGAAAAAACAGGTGGCATTGTACAAGGTATGAGCGGTAGCCCTATTATTCAAGATGGTAAAGTGGTTGGAGCAGTTACACATGTATTCGTCAATGATCCTACTTCTGGCTATGGTTGTTTTATTGAATGGATGCTACAGGATGCAGGACTGACGATAAAGCAGCAACAACCTGTGGGTCTCAAGGCGAGCTAA
- a CDS encoding NAD(+)/NADH kinase translates to MKSIGIIANKGKPKARVVARELLYLLEARGAKVYLEQDLAGVIGREDVAVSLYDFSKYVEILCVLGGDGTLLGIARQLAGQNLPVLGINLGTLGFLSEAEPDNLTDAVEKLLSGQYYTEERSMLTTELYRQGERLATYTAMNDIGITKGSFCRIIKCSVYSNGFYVGTFSGDGIIVSSPTGSTAYSLAAGGPIVAPNVAMLLLTPIASHSLTARPIVLASDQRLRIEVDAVHDEIGLSIDGQFGSRLEGGDEIFVEQSKHVTQLIKWTQGNFYELIRTKLQGEWE, encoded by the coding sequence GTGAAGTCCATTGGAATTATCGCAAACAAGGGTAAGCCTAAAGCCCGCGTCGTCGCCCGTGAGTTATTATACTTGTTGGAAGCGCGTGGGGCAAAAGTTTATTTGGAACAAGATTTAGCAGGAGTGATTGGCCGAGAAGATGTAGCCGTATCCCTTTATGATTTTTCAAAATATGTTGAGATTCTTTGCGTGCTTGGAGGAGATGGCACCTTGCTCGGTATTGCTCGACAGTTAGCTGGTCAGAATTTACCAGTACTCGGTATCAATCTCGGTACGCTAGGCTTTTTGTCAGAGGCTGAACCAGATAATCTAACCGATGCCGTAGAGAAGCTATTATCAGGGCAATACTATACAGAAGAGCGAAGTATGCTCACGACTGAACTGTACCGACAAGGTGAACGACTTGCCACTTATACAGCTATGAATGACATTGGGATAACTAAAGGATCATTCTGTCGAATCATTAAGTGTTCGGTTTATTCAAATGGGTTTTATGTAGGAACTTTTAGTGGGGATGGAATTATCGTTTCTAGCCCGACCGGTTCTACAGCCTATTCTTTAGCAGCTGGTGGTCCAATTGTGGCTCCAAATGTGGCCATGCTCTTGCTTACACCAATTGCTTCTCATTCCTTGACTGCTAGACCCATTGTGTTAGCGTCAGATCAGCGTCTACGAATTGAGGTAGATGCTGTACATGATGAGATAGGACTTTCAATCGATGGGCAGTTTGGTTCTCGTTTAGAGGGCGGCGATGAGATTTTTGTTGAGCAATCCAAGCATGTTACACAACTAATTAAATGGACACAAGGCAATTTTTATGAATTAATTCGAACTAAATTACAAGGTGAATGGGAGTAA
- the spo0A gene encoding sporulation transcription factor Spo0A — MSKISVVLADDNREFVGLLEEYINTQSDMNVSGVAYNGNDVLKIVQERVPDIIILDIIMPHLDGLAVLEQIQAMRLTPQPKIIMLTVFGQEEITKRAVELGASYYILKPFDMDILAQRIRQMIGSKTSFIPVMKTSSMMQNKGRNLDASITSIIHEIGVPAHIKGYLYLREAITMVYNDVELLGSITKVLYPDIAKKFNTTASRVERAIRHAIEVAWSRGNLDSISSLFGYTVSNTKAKPTNSEFIAMVADKLRIEHKVS, encoded by the coding sequence TTGAGTAAGATAAGCGTGGTATTAGCTGATGACAATCGTGAGTTTGTAGGTCTTCTTGAAGAGTATATTAACACTCAGAGTGATATGAACGTAAGTGGGGTCGCTTACAACGGAAATGATGTATTAAAGATCGTCCAAGAGCGCGTTCCAGATATTATCATTTTGGACATTATTATGCCTCATCTGGATGGCTTGGCTGTATTAGAGCAAATTCAAGCGATGCGACTAACACCTCAACCCAAAATCATTATGCTGACAGTATTTGGCCAAGAAGAGATCACAAAGCGCGCGGTAGAACTTGGGGCATCTTACTATATATTAAAGCCTTTTGACATGGACATTCTTGCACAGCGAATTCGCCAAATGATCGGTAGCAAGACCTCTTTTATCCCAGTGATGAAAACCTCTTCTATGATGCAAAATAAGGGACGTAATTTAGATGCTAGTATAACCAGCATCATCCATGAGATAGGAGTACCGGCTCATATTAAAGGCTATTTATATTTACGAGAAGCTATTACCATGGTCTATAACGATGTCGAGCTATTGGGTTCTATCACAAAGGTGCTATATCCGGATATTGCTAAAAAGTTTAATACAACAGCCAGTCGTGTGGAACGTGCAATCCGTCATGCCATTGAAGTGGCTTGGTCGCGAGGTAATTTGGATTCCATTTCTAGCTTGTTTGGCTATACGGTTTCAAATACCAAGGCAAAACCTACGAATAGTGAGTTTATTGCGATGGTTGCAGACAAGCTGCGGATTGAGCATAAGGTGTCTTGA
- a CDS encoding helix-turn-helix domain-containing protein produces the protein MNEKGECYPTQEMIAHRLGVSRQTANRRVKRLLEYRWNGREVIRAVKERDGKGRWVNARYTVLPISHLAIFNSG, from the coding sequence ATGAACGAGAAGGGCGAGTGTTACCCAACGCAAGAGATGATCGCACACAGGCTCGGCGTAAGCCGCCAGACAGCGAATAGGCGCGTCAAACGACTACTAGAATATCGTTGGAATGGGCGCGAGGTCATACGGGCGGTGAAGGAGCGTGACGGGAAGGGGCGGTGGGTTAATGCGAGGTATACAGTGCTCCCGATCAGTCATCTAGCGATATTTAACTCCGGATAG
- a CDS encoding polyprenyl synthetase family protein, whose protein sequence is MSFSLKDYLNEKIALLEAELPKALSTEGVPPNLYESMHYSLMAGGKRLRPILVLAVLEAFHQPIERGLPYATALEMIHTYSLIHDDLPAMDDDDLRRGKPTNHKVFGEATAILAGDALLTRAFGLVASSYLHHPEVKAETTVQLLAELGQRAGEQGMVGGQMADIMGEGKQLSLEQLEYIHLHKTGDLLVAALRGGGYLAEATPKQLQALTNYAIKIGLAFQIKDDILNVEGDATLLGKAVGSDASKEKATYPALLGLVESKRRLAMLVKEAQAELEAVEINHPALFALAEYVMERVS, encoded by the coding sequence ATGAGTTTTAGCCTGAAGGATTATTTGAATGAAAAGATTGCTTTACTGGAAGCGGAATTACCTAAGGCACTATCTACAGAAGGAGTTCCCCCTAATCTGTACGAATCAATGCACTACTCACTGATGGCTGGTGGGAAGCGATTACGTCCTATTCTTGTTCTAGCTGTACTGGAAGCGTTTCATCAACCGATTGAACGTGGTCTTCCTTATGCGACGGCCTTAGAAATGATTCATACTTACTCATTAATCCATGATGATCTTCCTGCCATGGACGACGATGATTTGCGTAGGGGCAAACCGACTAATCATAAGGTATTTGGTGAAGCTACTGCCATTTTAGCAGGGGATGCTTTATTGACCAGAGCGTTTGGATTGGTGGCTAGTTCTTATTTACATCATCCCGAGGTAAAAGCTGAGACAACCGTTCAATTGCTAGCTGAGCTTGGGCAACGTGCCGGTGAACAAGGAATGGTGGGTGGACAAATGGCTGATATTATGGGAGAAGGTAAACAGCTTTCCCTCGAGCAATTGGAGTATATCCATTTACATAAAACAGGGGATTTGCTTGTTGCAGCTTTGCGAGGCGGAGGCTATCTAGCGGAAGCAACCCCTAAGCAATTGCAGGCCCTAACCAATTATGCTATTAAGATTGGACTAGCCTTCCAGATTAAAGATGACATTTTAAACGTTGAGGGGGATGCTACTTTGCTTGGTAAAGCTGTGGGAAGTGATGCCAGCAAAGAGAAAGCAACTTATCCTGCGTTACTCGGACTTGTAGAGTCAAAACGACGACTAGCGATGCTTGTAAAAGAGGCTCAAGCAGAGCTTGAAGCAGTAGAAATCAATCACCCTGCCTTATTTGCTCTAGCGGAGTATGTAATGGAGCGGGTTAGTTAA